A part of Anaerotignum faecicola genomic DNA contains:
- a CDS encoding putative manganese-dependent inorganic diphosphatase: MKMLKEKKVFVIGHKNPDTDSICSAIAYAALKNKTDDGVFVPKRAGEVNNETKYVLDFFDVETPEFIGHVGTQVKDVEIKPTPSLDEGISLKNAWNKMRDLRESTMPIVNDGVLEGIISVKDIATANMDIYETRILAISHTKYTNVLDAIDGTMIVGDSEEEITKGKILIGAANPDLLENYVEDGDMLLTGNRFENQLCGIEMNAGCIVVCTGAPISKTIQKLAKENNCKIISTPHDTLMVARLISQSAPVRYFMKKDHLITFSREDFISDIRDTLAKIRHRDFPVLGRDGKYCGMLSRRSLLSMDNKKIILVDHNEKGQAVDGIDEAEILEIIDHHRLGSMETALPVFFRNQPVGCTGTIIYDLYQENNVEVDQKIAGLLCSAIISDTLMFRSPTCTPKDKKAAEELAKIAGIEIQEHAEKMFRAGSSLADKTPEEIFYQDFKKFSGNDKNFGAGQISSMDKTELEQLRPKIAAYMEGAVKEGEMLFFLLTNILTESSDLVFAGEGAKELVETAFGEPEENWVHVPGLVSRKKQFVPSVLHVLQQ, translated from the coding sequence ATAAAAATGTTAAAGGAAAAGAAGGTATTTGTCATTGGGCATAAAAATCCGGATACAGATTCCATCTGCTCTGCGATTGCCTATGCAGCATTGAAAAATAAAACGGATGATGGTGTATTTGTACCGAAAAGAGCAGGCGAGGTTAATAACGAAACAAAGTATGTGCTGGATTTTTTTGATGTGGAAACGCCTGAATTCATCGGTCATGTCGGCACACAGGTGAAGGATGTGGAGATTAAGCCCACCCCCTCCTTGGATGAGGGTATTTCCCTGAAAAATGCGTGGAATAAAATGAGAGACCTGCGTGAATCCACCATGCCCATTGTAAACGATGGCGTGCTGGAGGGCATTATTTCCGTTAAGGATATCGCAACAGCGAATATGGACATCTACGAAACACGGATTCTGGCAATATCCCACACAAAATATACGAATGTTCTGGATGCGATTGATGGTACAATGATTGTCGGTGATTCCGAGGAAGAAATTACAAAGGGGAAAATTCTGATTGGTGCGGCAAATCCTGATCTGCTGGAAAACTATGTAGAAGACGGCGATATGCTTCTGACCGGGAACCGTTTTGAAAATCAGCTTTGCGGTATCGAGATGAATGCAGGCTGCATCGTGGTTTGTACCGGCGCACCTATTTCTAAGACAATTCAGAAGCTGGCAAAGGAAAATAACTGCAAAATCATCAGCACACCGCATGATACCCTGATGGTAGCAAGACTGATTTCCCAGTCTGCACCCGTGCGCTATTTTATGAAAAAGGATCATCTGATCACCTTCAGCAGAGAGGATTTCATCAGCGACATCCGTGATACATTGGCAAAAATCCGCCACAGAGATTTCCCCGTTCTGGGTAGAGATGGGAAGTATTGCGGTATGCTTTCCAGACGCTCCCTGCTGAGTATGGATAATAAGAAAATTATATTGGTTGACCATAATGAGAAGGGACAGGCGGTTGATGGCATTGATGAGGCAGAAATTTTGGAAATTATCGACCATCACAGACTGGGCAGTATGGAAACGGCGTTGCCCGTATTTTTCCGCAATCAGCCTGTAGGCTGCACAGGTACGATTATTTATGACCTGTATCAGGAAAATAACGTGGAAGTGGATCAGAAAATCGCAGGGCTGCTTTGCTCCGCAATCATTTCCGATACGCTGATGTTCCGTTCTCCTACCTGCACCCCGAAGGATAAAAAGGCGGCAGAGGAGCTGGCGAAAATCGCAGGTATTGAAATTCAGGAGCATGCAGAAAAAATGTTCCGCGCCGGCAGCAGCCTTGCAGATAAAACACCCGAAGAAATTTTCTATCAGGACTTCAAAAAATTCAGCGGCAACGATAAAAACTTTGGCGCAGGGCAGATTTCTTCCATGGATAAGACAGAGCTGGAGCAGCTGCGTCCTAAAATTGCGGCTTATATGGAAGGCGCAGTCAAGGAAGGTGAAATGCTGTTCTTCCTGCTGACAAATATCCTGACAGAATCCTCCGATCTGGTATTTGCAGGCGAAGGCGCGAAGGAACTGGTGGAAACCGCATTTGGCGAGCCTGAGGAGAACTGGGTACACGTGCCCGGTCTGGTTTCCAGAAAGAAACAGTTTGTTCCCAGTGTTCTGCATGTGCTGCAGCAGTAA